GCGTGCAGCTGGTTCTCGTCGCGCTGCGGCGCGGTGCAGCCTTCGAGATAGGAGACGTAGGAACCCTTATCGGCGATGATCAGCGTGCGCTCGAACTGGCCGGTGTTGCGCTCGTTGATGCGGAAATAGGTCGACAGCTCCATCGGGCAGCGCACGCCCGGCGGCACGTAGACGAACGAGCCGTCGGAGAACACCGCCGAGTTCAGCGTGGCGTAGAAATTGTCCGAGGTCGGGACCACCGAGCCGAGATACTTCTGCACCAGTTCCGGGTGCTCGCGGATCGCTTCTGAAATCGGCATGAAGATCACGCCGGCCTTCTTCAGCTCCGCTTTGAAGGTGGTCGCAACCGAGACCGAATCGAAGACAGCATCGACCGCGATCTTGCGGCGCGCAGGGTCTTCCTCGCCCACCTTCGGCTCGACGCCCTCGAGCATGGCGACTTCCCGCAAGGGAATGCCGAGCTTCTCGTAGGTCTTCAGGATCTCCGGATCGATCTCGTCGAGCGAGGTCACCGTCTTCTTCGGCTTCGGCGCCGCGTAGTAATAGAGGTCCTGGAAGTCGATCTTGGGATAGTCGACGCGCGCCCAGGTCGGCTCCTGCATGGTCAGCCAACGCCTAAAAGCCTCCAGCCGCCACTGGAGCATCCAGGCGGGTTCATTCTTCTTCTGGGAGATGAATTTGACGATCTCTACCGAAAGCCCCTTGGGCGCCTTCTCGGAGTCGATCAGGGTCTCAAACCCATAACGATACTGGTCGACGTCGATGCGCTTGACGCGCTCGACCGTCTCTTGAACGGCTGGCATTCCATCCTCCGCTCGTGGTTTCAAGGACCACGGTGGATCAAACTCGAACGACTATTACGATGTTTCTATGCGGAAAGCACGGGCTTAGAACGGTTCAAGCCGTGTTTCGTCGCTTAGGCTCTAAGTAGGGTATTACCGAGCTTTCGCCAAGCCTCCAACGCCCGATTGATGTCCTCAGGTGCCGTGGACCAGCCCAGACTGAGGCGCACCGCTCCTTGGGCAACGGTGGCATCGTACCCCATTGCCGAAAGCACGTGGGACGGCTGGACCTTGCCCGAGGAACAGGCCGAGCCGGAAGAAACGGCGATTCCTTCGAGGTCAAATCCGATCACCGCAGTCTCGGCCTTCAGGCCGGGCGCGGTAAACAAAACGGTATTTGGCAACCTTTTCACATCTTCAGCGAAGACAATCGCTCCCGCAATTCCGCGAAGACCAATTCCCAAGTGGTCTCTAAGGCTTGCCATCCGCTTCGCATCCTCAGGGAGAGCCTGAAGGGCGGCTTTCACCGCGGCGCCAAAGCCAGCGATCCCCGCGACATTCTCGGTTCCCGCCCGCCGGCCGAGTTCCTGCCCGCCGCCGCGGAGCACCGGTTCCAATCCGGCAAGTCCCTCGGCCACGATAAGCGCACCGACACCCTTAGGGCCGCCGATCTTGTGCGCAGAAAACGTCGCAAGGTCCGCGCCTACCGCGTTAAGATTGAACGCAATTTTCCCGAGCGCCTGGATCGCATCGACATGCACGAGGCCGCCGGCCTCGTGAATGAGCCCTGCCGCCTCAGCCACGGGCTGGAGCGCCCCGGTCTCATTGTTGGCCGCCATGATGGAGACCAAGGCCGGCGGACCATCGGCGAGCAGCCCGCGGAGGTGGTCGAGATCGACCACGCCGGAGCGGGTGACCCGGATCTGGCCGATACTTTCAGCAGGGAACCGGCCGCCCGCCAGCACCGAGGCATGCTCGACCGCGGAGACCAGAAGCCGCCGCACCTGCCCACCCGACGAGCCGCGAAGGCCGGGCGATAGCGCCAGCGCATTGGCCTCGGTTCCGGAGGACGTAAAGACCACGTTCCGCGGCAGCGCGCCCACGGCCGCCGCCAGCGCGGCGCGGGCCTCCTCGACCAGCCGCCGCGCCTCCCGCCCTTCGGCATGGACCGAGGACGGATTGCCGATCAGTTCGTACGCAGCCAGCATCGCGGCGCGCGCTTCGGCACGCAGCGGCGTGGTCGCATTCCAGTCGAGATAGACACGGCTTGGCATGGCGCCCTCTTAGCACCTTTTGGCATCGCGCCAATCGGGCGCCGCCGCACATCAGGACGGCTGTTGCTGCGCGATCCCGGCGACGGAACGCGGCTCCATCCGCAGCCCAAACAACGGCCGCAACCAGCCGCTCCGCCGCACGATCTCATAGGTCGCCACACAGGTCAGCGCGGTGGCGGAAATCACGAGTGCAGCCTCGCCTCCCGCAGAGAGGCCGCTGCCGCGCAGCGCGTACGCGACCACAATGATCGCGGTCTGATGCACGATGTAGAAGGGAAAGATCGCGTCGGTCAGATAGCGGCGGACCGGGCCGTCGGCCGTCAGATAGCGCCGCGCAAAGCCGAGCACCGCGACCATCGCCAGCCATTGGTAACAGCCATAGGCCGAGTTGGCGAACCATCGCAGCATTGGCGAGCGCTGGAACGCGCCGACATAGACGAGTACAAAAGAGGTAAAGCAAGCGGCGGCAAGGATCAGAGTCACCCAGCGTTGCCGCTCGATGTCATGCCAGATGCGGCCCTCGCGTGCGAGCAGGAAGCCGATCAGGAACGCGGTCGCATAGTCGGCATGGTTGTACCAGTCGCCGAACAGAGCATACGTCGATGGGAAGATCGGCGCGAGAGATAGTCGCCAGGCTGCAAACAGCAGGCACGGCAGCACCAGCAGCCATGGCCCTGCGAGCACGGCCGGGAGCCTCTGGCCGATCCGGTTCGCAGCCGCCGGCCACAGCGCCAGCACGACGGCCAGGGCCATGGTGTAGACCCAGAGATAGACCACGAACCAAAGATGATTCCAGGTCGGCTGCACGATGCAGGGGGTCGGACAGAACTGCGCGCCGAACGCCAGATAGTGATTGAAGTAGAAGTCGGCGAAACCGGCGGGATAGCCGAGGGCCTCGACGATCTGCAGATACGATTGCGGCGGCACGATCACGAGCATACCGAAGACCAGCGGAATCAGCAGCCGCACCGATCGCGCCCGAACGAACGCCGCGAGCTGGACCTTATCCAGCATGAAGCGACTGGCGACCCCGGAGACCAGGAACAAGAGCGACAGCCGCCAGGGATTGAGCACCAGCATCACCGGTTCGAGAAAGGTCAGCCGGTGCTCGCTCTTGATGTGAAATCCCCAGGACACATAGAGCATGCCAACATGGTAGAAGATCAGCAGCCCAAAGGCTAAAATCCGCACCCAGTCCAGATCGATGCGTCGTTCCGAACCTGATGCTTGCTGTAGTGTTGACATGAATCTCTGCTCCCTAATCTCTCGATATCAGCGGTTTTGGGGCCATGGCTGACGGCCAAAATGCGCCCGAAACAGAGCGCGTCGAGGCGGTTTGGGATCAGAACCGAACGCGAGGGGACGAGGCGTCGTCCCCAGGGACGAGCGGTTGGCGCCGCGGGATCAGTGGCGACTGGACGACGTTCGCTGCGATCGCCGCCATCGCCTTCACCATCGGCGTCGTCAACGCCCTCTCCGGCGCACAGGATGCTGCCTGGCGCGGCGACAGCGCCGATATCGGCCGGCGCCTGTTCTGGGAGATGTCGAGCATCATCGTCATTCTGGCGCTGGTGCCGATCCTGATGCTCTCCGTCCAGCGCATGCGGGGAACTGCATCTCTCGCGACCCGGATCGGAATCGCTGTAGTCGCCCTGCTCGCCTTCTCGGCCCTCCACATCGCCGGCATGGTCAGCCTACGAAAGCTCATGCTCTGGCTCGCGGGCAGCACTTACGATTTCCATTTCTCGCTGGCATCGATCCTCTACGAGTTCCGCAAGGACGCCGTGACCGCATTGCTGATCGGGGCGACGCTCTGGCTGCTCGACAGCCGCCGCGAGTTGCGCAAGGCCGCGCAGGAAGCCCAATCCAATCCGGCCGCTTCGCTGGAGCAAGCGTCCCCGAATCTGATCTGGCTCCGGGACGGCACCAGCCGGATTCGCGTCGCGCCGCGCGACATCCTGTGGGTCGCCTCCGCCGGCAATTACATCGAATACAGCCTTGCCAACGGCACGCAGCACCTGATCAGGGGCACGCTTGCCGCGACCGAGAGCGAGCTCGCCCGTTTCGCCATCGTGCGCGTTCACCGCACCCGGCTGGCCAATCTCGACCGCGTCAGCGGCGTAGACTTCAAGCCGTCAGGCGACTTCGAGCTCACCTTCGACAACGGCAAGACGCTTGGCGGCAGCCGCCGCTACCGGCCCGCCGTCGCCTCGCTCGGAGGCCGCGGCGCGCCCGAGTGAATCGCCCATTGGATCGCCCAACAAACGATAAACGATCGTGATTCCAATCGGTTGCCGCCTCAACACCCGCCTCGGCGGTCACGCTGCGCGATCCAGCCATGCCCGCCGCCACACTGCCATGGCCGGCTAAGGTCTTGAGCCGATTGGCAGATGTCGAAGATGCTTGCTTTTTGCCCCGCTGCCTATGTTAGAACCCGCACCGTCAAGTCACCGTGCGCCGTCTGCGCATCACCGCGAGGCGCCCGCCTTCTCATCCTTCCATTCGTGCTTTCGTCGGCATCCCGCCGATGAGGCCACAATCGGTTGATTGCCAAGGGTCACCTCTCCCGCAAATCAATCCAGAGATCATCGATGCCTGAAGTCATTTTTGCCGGCCCTGCTGGCCGTCTCGAAGGCCGTTATCATCCGGCCAAGCAGAAGAACGCGCCGATCGCGATGATCCTGCATCCGCACCCGCAGTTTCACGGCACGATGAACCATCAGATCGTGTACCAGTGCTACTACGCCTTTGCGCATCGCGGCTTCTCCGTGCTGCGCTTCAACTTCCGCGGCGTCGGCCGCAGCCAGGGCTCGTTCGATCATGGCACCGGCGAATTGTCGGATGCGGCGGCAGCGCTGGACTGGGCGCAGACCATCAATCCTGAGGCCCGCGCGTGCTGGGTCGCCGGCTTCTCCTTCGGTGCCTGGATCGGCATGCAGCTCTTGATGCGCCGTCCCGAGGTCGAGGGTTTCATCTCGATCGCGCCGCCCGCCAATCTCTACGATTTCTCGTTCCTCGCGCCCTGCCCGTCCTCTGGGCTGATCGTGCATGGCGAGAAGGACGCGGTGGTGCCGCCCAAGGACGTCAACACGCTGGTCGAGAAGCTGAAGACGCAGAAGGGAATCGTGATCGACCAGCAGGTCATCCCTGGCGCCAACCACTTCTTCGACGCCAAGCTCGAGCCGCTGATGGAAACCATCACGGCCTATCTCGACATGCGTCTCGCCAACGTGCGGTAAGGGTAAGAATGACATGACGGCGTTCGTAGCCCCGCTGCGCGCGGTCAATGTCGGCGGCACCGGCAAGCTGCCGATGACCGAGCTCAAGGCGATGTGCGAAGAGCTCGGTTTTGGCGCCGTGCGCACCTACATCGCCAGCGGCAATGTGGTCTTCACCAGCCGCAAATCGGAATCCGCCGTCAAGGCTGCGCTGGAAAAACGCTTGCACGCCTATGCCGGCGCGCCGATCGGTGTGCTCGTGCGCAGCGCGCCTGAAATGGCGGAGGTTCTGGCCGCCAATCCGTTTGCCAAAATGGCGCCCAACCGCACGGTCGCGATCTTCCTCGACAAGGCGCCGCCCGCGGACACGCTCGCCGGAATTCGCGGTCAGAAGGACGAAGAGGTCAAGCTCGGCCGCCGCGAGATCTACGCGCATTACGGCGACGGCATGGGAACGTCGAAGCTCGCGATCCCCGCCGCCAAGGCCGGCACCGCGCGCAACATGAACACCATCGCGACGCTGGCAAAGATGGCCGCGGAGCTCTGAGGCCGACGCTCAGGCGGCGAGCTTGAGCAGATGCGCATCGTGGCGAACGAGGAAGGCGCGCAGCAATTGCTGATAATCCGCGCCGACCGCAGCTCGCACGCTCGGACGCTGCGCAAGCTCGGTCCGCCACGCCCTCACCTTCGGCACGTCGCGAAAGATGCCGTGTTCGGTCAGTTCGTCGAACAGGTCGAAATAGCGGAAGACCGGCGCGAACACCGCGTCGACCAGGCTGAACGCGTTGCCCGCGAAGAACGGCCCGGCTCCGAGCGCGACCTCGACACGCGCGAATTTTGCGGCGAGCGCCTGGCGCTTGCTTTCGAAAATCGTGGGATCTGTCGTCGTCTCCAGGCCCCAGAGATCGCCGAGGATCGCAGAGCCGAACTCCATCCAGGCGCGGTGCCCGGCGCGCCTCAACGCATCCGTCGGATGCAGCTTCGCGCCGCCTTGCGTCTCCTCGATATACTCGCAGATCACGTTGCTCTCGAACAGCGCGACCTCGCCGTTGTCGGTCGTCACCACCAGCACCGGCACCTTGCCAAGCGGCGATATCTTCAGAAACCAATCGGGCTTGTTGGCGAGATCGATATCGATCCGCTCGAACGGCACGCCCTTCTCCTTCAGCGCGATTACCGCGCGCTGCACATAGGGGCAAAGCTTGTGGCTGATCAGTTTCAGTGAAGCGGTCATGGGGCAATCCCGACGGTTAGATGCAACTGCATCCAATATAGATGCAGTTGCATTAACATGTCAAGATCAATGCACTTGCATCAACCATCCGCGACGTGGCGCCGCGGCGATCAGGGCCGCGCGATTACCCCGCCCGTCATCGGCATCGGCACACCCGTGGTGGCTGGATAAGACAACGGCAGGCCCTTCAGGCCGCGCGCGGCGAGGAAGCCGAAGGCCTGCGCCTCGATGGCGTCGGAGGCCCAGCCCAGCGTCTCGGCGGCCTCGACGGTGGCCGTTCCGACCCGCTCCCTGAGCATGCGCAGCATGGTGAGGTTGCGCGCGCCGCCGCCGCAGACGATCCAGCTTTGCGGCCGCCGCGGCAGCAGCGAAATGACGCGCGCGATCGCGGCCGCGGTGAAGGCGGTGAGTGTCGCGGCACCATCGGCAGGCAGCACATCGCCGAGCTTCAACGCGGCGAAATCGTTGCGGTCGAGCGATTTCGGCGGCGGGCTTGCAAAGAACGGCAGCTCCAGAGCTCGCGCGATCCAGGCTTCATCTGCCGTGCCGAGCGCTGCGAATTTGCCTTCCGCATCGAACGCCTGGTTCATGGTGCGATACATGAAATCGTCGAGCAGCGCATTGCCGGGCCCGGTGTCGCAGGCGATCAGCGTGTCGTTGCCATCGATATAGGTGATGTTGGAGACGCCGCCGATATTGACCACGACGATCGGCCCCTCGCGGTCCAGCGATTGCGCCAGCGCCCGGTGGTAGACGGGGACAAGCGGCGCCCCCTGCCCGCCGGCCTCGACATCGGCGGCACGGAAGTCGTGCATCACGGGGATATGGATGGCCTTGGCCAGCGCCGGCGCATCGCCGATCTGCACCGTCAGCCGTCGCTCGGGGCGGTGCAGCACGGTCTGGCCGTGGAAGCCGACGATGTCGATGTCCTCAGGCCTCATCCGGTTCTGGGCGACGAAGGCGGCGACCGCCTCGGCATGGGCGCGAGTCACCACCCGCTCGGCCTGGGGCAGAATGCCCGGCCGGGCATCGCGTTGCGGGAGGTTCGCCGCCTCGCTCAGCGCCTGGCGCAGCAGATTGCGCTCGGCCGGGCTGTAGGGCCGATAGCCGGACGGTCCGAACGCCCTCACCTGCCGTCCATCGGTTTCGATCAGCGCGACGTCCACCCCGTCAAGCGAGGTGCCGCTCATCAAACCGAGTGCCGTCAACATCATGGGATCAGCGTCCTCAAACATCCCCTCCGGCATGCCGATCTTGTGCCAGAGGGACACATCTTATAATGCCACAGCGCCAAGTGGCGGGCAGCAATCGAGTTCCCAGGCAAGACCCTTAAATTGCTCCCAAAACAGTAAACCAAGAATTGTCAGGCACGCCGACAGATGACCGCATTTAAATCGGATTTCCTCAACACGCTTCAGGAACGTGGATTCATCCACCAGTGCTCCGATTTCGAGGGGCTGGACGCGCTCGCCGCCAAGGGCGAAGCGACCGCCTATGTCGGCTACGATTGCACCGCCCGTTCGCTGCACATCGGCAACTACCTGACCATGATGATGCTGCACTGGCTGCAGCAGTCCGGCAACAAGCCGATCACGCTGATGGGCGGCGGGACCACCATGGTCGGCGATCCCTCCGGCAAGGACGAGACGCGCGCGATCCGCACCATTGCCGAGATCGAGGCCAACAAGGAATCGATCCGCGGCGTGTTCGCAAAGGTGCTCAAATACGGCGACGGCAAGAGCGACGCCATCATGCTCGACAATGCGGAGTGGCTGACCAAGCTGAACTGGATCGAGATGCTGCGCGACGTCGGCCGCCACTTCTCGGTCAACCGCATGCTGACCATGGACTCCGTGCGCCTGCGCCTCGAGCGCGAGCACGAGATGAGCTTCATCGAGTTCAACTACATGGTCTGCCAGGCCTATGATTTCGTCGAGCTCGCCAAGCGCACCGGTTGTCATCTGCAGATGGGCGGCTCGGACCAGTGGGGCAACATCATCATGGGCGTCGATCTCGGCCGCCGCATGGGCACGCATCAGCTGTACGCTCTGACGACGCCGCTGCTGACCACCGCATCGGGCGCCAAGATGGGCAAGACCGCGCAGGGCGCCGTGTGGCTCAACGCCGACCAGTTCTCGCCGTATGATTTCTGGCAGTACTGGCGCAACACCGAGGATGCCGACGTCGGCAAGTTCCTGAAGCTGTTCACGACGCTGCCGATCGCCGAGATCAAAAAGCTCGAGGCGCTCGGCGGCTCCGAGATCAACGAGGCCAAGAAGGTGCTCGCAACGGAAGCGACCGCGCTGCTGCACGGCCGCGACGCCGCCGATGAGGCGGCTGAAACTGCGCGCCGCACGTTCGAGGAAGGCGCACTCGCGCAATCGCTCCCCACGGCACACGTTCCTCTCGCAACACTCGAAGGCGGTGTGAGCGTGTTAGAGGCCTATATCTTGGCCGGCTTGGTAGCCTCAAAGGGTGAGGCTCGCCGGCAGGTCAAGGGCGGGGGTCTCCGTGTGAATGATGCCGTTGTCACCGACGAAAACATGGTCCTTACGCCCGCCAGCCTGACGCCTGAAGGCGTGATCAAGCTGTCCTTCGGCAAGAAGAAGCACATCCTCATCAAGCCTGCATAGGCGTATGAGCTTTTGATGCTTGTCAGGGCGCGCGGATGCGCGCTCCCTGACAGGCAATGGATCAGAAGACCCCCGAGGAAGCGACCAGGGAACACGAAAGCACGCGGCAAGGCGCGGTGCGCACCGCGCTCGTCGTGCTCGCGCTGTGCTTCACGCTCGCCGTGCTTGGCCGCGGCCTGAGCGAGAGTTTCACCGTCTTCCTCAAGCCGATCTCCGAAAATTTCGGCTGGGACCGCGGGCAAGTGGTCTCGATCTACTCGCTGACCTGGCTGATCAGCGGACTGACCGCGCCACTGGTCGGCCGCCTGTTCGATCACTCCGGACCGCGCATCGTCTACGCGCTCGGCCTGTTGCTGCTCGGCTCGGCCTTCCTGATCGCAGGCCACGCGCAATCGCTCTGGCAATTCCAGCTTTCGATCGGGCTCTGCGTCGGCATTGGCGTCGCCTTCATCGGCAATGTGCCGAACTCGATCCTGCTCGGCCGCTGGTTCGGGCCGCGCCTGCCGACCGCGATGGCGGTGGTCTATTCCGCGATGGGCGGGGGCGTGCTGGCGCTGCTGCCCGCCTCGCAACTCCTGATCGATCATCTCGGCTGGCGCGAGACCTACCGGATCTACGGCTTCGCCGCGCTCGCCCTGCTGATTCCGCTGATGCTGCTGCCCTGGCGCGCATTCGCGGCCGGCTCGCCTTACGTCACCAAGAGGACCGATCCCGATTTCATCGACAACGGCTGGACGCTTGTCAGCGCGATGCGTCATCACGCGTTCTGGGCGCTGTTCTCGACCTTCTTCTTCACCGCGGTCGGCATGTACAGCATCGCCGCGCAGATCGTGGCTTATCTGATCGACGCCGGCTTCCCGCCGTTGCAGGCCGCGACCGCCTGGGGCTTTTCGGGTGTCGTGCTGGTGTTCGGCATGATCGGCGTCTCCGCGCTCGACGGGCTGATCGGACGGCGGCCGTCGGTATTGCTCAGCTACGCGATCTCGATCCTCGGTATCGTCCTGCTCTGGCTGCTTCAATATCATCCCGATGTCATCCTGCTCACCGGCTTCGTGGTCTGCTTCGGCAGCATGATGGGCTCGCGCGGCCCCTTGATCACGGCAACCGCGATGAAGATTTTCCGGGGTAAGCGGGTCGGCACCATCTACGGCACGATCTCGATCGGCAGCGGGCTCGGTTCGGCCTTCGGCTCCTGGAGCGGCGGTCTGATCCACGATGCCACCCACGGCTACAACGCGCTGCTGGCGTTCGCACTTGCGAGCGTCGTGCTCGGCATGATTCCATTTCTGGTTGTTCCGGCCTTGCGGCGCTAGGTCTCCCAGAGGTAACCTGACATCATTCGCGTTACCGGGGAACTACGGGCGGACACGGCGCGTAGACGTTAAAAAAATGCTGACAACGTGTGGCTGAAATTACAGCCTGCGGTGTTTTGTCCGACATGACAAAAATGTCAGCGCGAATTGACCTGGCGCAGCTTGCAGGGTGGAACCGAATGCGGTCCTAGTCGCAGCATGGATGGAGGGCACAAGCCAATGAACTTTCCCTATCTCTCTCGCTATCAACCCGTTCTCTTGAGCGTGTTTCGCTTCGTCACCGGGCTGCTGCTGTTTCAGTACGGCATGACCAAGCTGTTCCACATTCCGCAGGTGGCCGTGTTCGCAAATCCGCCGCCACTGATCTGGACGGCCGGTCTGATCGAGCTCGTGCTCGGCGCGACGCTGATGATCGGACTGTTCACCCGCCTCTCGGCCTTTATCCTCTCCGGCGAAATGGCCTTCGCCTATTTCCTCGGTCACGTCTTCCACATCTCGAAGGAAGGCCCGGCGGTGTTCCTGCCGCTGCTCAACGGCGGTACTGCGGCGATCCTGTTCTGCTTCGCTTGCCTCTACCTCGCGGCCGCCGGCGGCGGTGCGATCAGCGTCGATGCGCTGATGGGCAAGGAGAGCGAGGCGACCGGCGGCGCCTTCGCGCGGCGCTGACGCGAGCGCAATCGACCGGCAAGACCGGCGCTGGCGTTGGCTCGGTGCCGGCTCAGCGTGAGCCCAGCACGTTCCAGATCAGAACGAGCGCCGCCACGAGCAGCACGGACATGATCATGCGATGAACGAATCGGTTCATCGCTCGTCCAACCCAGCTCGATCGCCACCAAGGCTTGAGATCGTCTTGCTCCCGGAAAAATGGGCCGCCCGGCGCTCCCGATCGCTGGACGCCGCAAGCCCTCCCGCCAACACAAGCCTTCCGCTAACGCCGGGCGCTGCAGCCGCCCGGCAGCGGCCTTGCCGTTCCCGTCGGGCTGTCGGATTGCGACGAGGGTAGCTCGTCGATACCAGCGCTTTGTTGCTTGCCGGTGTTGAACTCGAAGATCTTGCGGAACATGCCGGGCATCATCGCCGAAATGGGGTTGACGCGCATCGACGGCTTGTCTGGCGTACCGACGACCTCATAGGTGACCCCGATCAGTCCTTCATTGCTGCCACCGCCGAGGATGAGACCAAAGAACGGAATCTGCGCCGGGATGTTGTTGAGCCCATAGGCGGGCACGAACGTGCCGCTCATGCAGACCTGATTGCCGGGATAGTCGATCGAGCCTTCGATCGTGGCACCGATCATCGGACCCTTGACGACACCATCGCGGATGGTGAGCACGCCGTTCTGGCGGGTGAACTCGGCACGCAAGGCGCTGAACGAGACGCCAGTGCCGCCCGGCGTGCCGTTCGGCGCGCCAGCGGCCACGCGCTCGAGCTGCGCCTCGCCCTTCACCGTGAAATCGCGCACGTTGACGAGACCTTCCCTGGGCGCCGACGCATCGGCGGCGGGCGGCTCCATCGCCACCACCAGCTGGCCGCCAACCGCCTTGGTATAGGTGTCGGTGAACTTCAGCAGCGATCCCGCATCATTGGTCTGGAGATAGATCACCTCGCGGCTGCCTTGCGCGCGCCCGCCGCGCAGATCGGCTGCCACCGGGGTGTTTTGGCCGATCCTGCCACTCAGCGTAAACGCCTTGATCACCCCGGCGCGCTTCGACATCTTGGCGTCGACGCTGCGCATCGTCTCGCCGTTGAATCCGGCGACCGTGCCAAGCTTCACGTCGATGTCGAAATCGACGTTCTTGAGCTTGCTCTTGCTGTCGTCCTTCGAATTGCCTGAGATCGCCGACTTCAGGAAGCCGCGGCCGTCGAACACGTCGCCGCGCATCGTGCCCCTGACCACGCCGTCCTGACCGCGCTCGACCTTCAACGACGTCTTGTCACCATCCGACGGCGAGTAGACCGGGAAGTTCGCGTTCATCAGGTCGCCGTTCGGGTCGACTTCCAGCGAACCCTTGATGGAGGCGCCGCCGCCTTCGATGACGATGTCCTCGAGCCGCGTCGATTGCGCCGTCGGGACCACTTTGAACGTGGCCTTGCTCGCCTTGCCGGGCAGCTTGACCCAGCCGGGAAGGATGTTGTCGAGCTTGACCGAGGTGAGGTCAGCCTCGATGCCGAGCTTGGTCGT
This genomic interval from Bradyrhizobium guangzhouense contains the following:
- the sufB gene encoding Fe-S cluster assembly protein SufB, translating into MPAVQETVERVKRIDVDQYRYGFETLIDSEKAPKGLSVEIVKFISQKKNEPAWMLQWRLEAFRRWLTMQEPTWARVDYPKIDFQDLYYYAAPKPKKTVTSLDEIDPEILKTYEKLGIPLREVAMLEGVEPKVGEEDPARRKIAVDAVFDSVSVATTFKAELKKAGVIFMPISEAIREHPELVQKYLGSVVPTSDNFYATLNSAVFSDGSFVYVPPGVRCPMELSTYFRINERNTGQFERTLIIADKGSYVSYLEGCTAPQRDENQLHAAVVELVAHDDAEIKYSTVQNWYPGNSEGKGGIYNFVTKRGDCRGANSKISWTQVETGSAITWKYPSCILRGDNSRGEFYSIAISNGFQQVDSGTKMIHLGKNTSSRIISKGIAAGKSQNTYRGLVTAHRKATGARNFTACDSLLIGDKCGAHTVPYIEAKNSSATFEHEATTSKISEDVLFYCIQRGLSQEEAVGLVVNGFVKDVLQQLPMEFAVEAQKLISISLEGSVG
- a CDS encoding cysteine desulfurase family protein — translated: MPSRVYLDWNATTPLRAEARAAMLAAYELIGNPSSVHAEGREARRLVEEARAALAAAVGALPRNVVFTSSGTEANALALSPGLRGSSGGQVRRLLVSAVEHASVLAGGRFPAESIGQIRVTRSGVVDLDHLRGLLADGPPALVSIMAANNETGALQPVAEAAGLIHEAGGLVHVDAIQALGKIAFNLNAVGADLATFSAHKIGGPKGVGALIVAEGLAGLEPVLRGGGQELGRRAGTENVAGIAGFGAAVKAALQALPEDAKRMASLRDHLGIGLRGIAGAIVFAEDVKRLPNTVLFTAPGLKAETAVIGFDLEGIAVSSGSACSSGKVQPSHVLSAMGYDATVAQGAVRLSLGWSTAPEDINRALEAWRKLGNTLLRA
- a CDS encoding acyltransferase family protein, coding for MSTLQQASGSERRIDLDWVRILAFGLLIFYHVGMLYVSWGFHIKSEHRLTFLEPVMLVLNPWRLSLLFLVSGVASRFMLDKVQLAAFVRARSVRLLIPLVFGMLVIVPPQSYLQIVEALGYPAGFADFYFNHYLAFGAQFCPTPCIVQPTWNHLWFVVYLWVYTMALAVVLALWPAAANRIGQRLPAVLAGPWLLVLPCLLFAAWRLSLAPIFPSTYALFGDWYNHADYATAFLIGFLLAREGRIWHDIERQRWVTLILAAACFTSFVLVYVGAFQRSPMLRWFANSAYGCYQWLAMVAVLGFARRYLTADGPVRRYLTDAIFPFYIVHQTAIIVVAYALRGSGLSAGGEAALVISATALTCVATYEIVRRSGWLRPLFGLRMEPRSVAGIAQQQPS
- a CDS encoding LytTR family DNA-binding domain-containing protein, which encodes MADGQNAPETERVEAVWDQNRTRGDEASSPGTSGWRRGISGDWTTFAAIAAIAFTIGVVNALSGAQDAAWRGDSADIGRRLFWEMSSIIVILALVPILMLSVQRMRGTASLATRIGIAVVALLAFSALHIAGMVSLRKLMLWLAGSTYDFHFSLASILYEFRKDAVTALLIGATLWLLDSRRELRKAAQEAQSNPAASLEQASPNLIWLRDGTSRIRVAPRDILWVASAGNYIEYSLANGTQHLIRGTLAATESELARFAIVRVHRTRLANLDRVSGVDFKPSGDFELTFDNGKTLGGSRRYRPAVASLGGRGAPE
- a CDS encoding alpha/beta hydrolase, which encodes MPEVIFAGPAGRLEGRYHPAKQKNAPIAMILHPHPQFHGTMNHQIVYQCYYAFAHRGFSVLRFNFRGVGRSQGSFDHGTGELSDAAAALDWAQTINPEARACWVAGFSFGAWIGMQLLMRRPEVEGFISIAPPANLYDFSFLAPCPSSGLIVHGEKDAVVPPKDVNTLVEKLKTQKGIVIDQQVIPGANHFFDAKLEPLMETITAYLDMRLANVR
- a CDS encoding DUF1697 domain-containing protein, which codes for MTAFVAPLRAVNVGGTGKLPMTELKAMCEELGFGAVRTYIASGNVVFTSRKSESAVKAALEKRLHAYAGAPIGVLVRSAPEMAEVLAANPFAKMAPNRTVAIFLDKAPPADTLAGIRGQKDEEVKLGRREIYAHYGDGMGTSKLAIPAAKAGTARNMNTIATLAKMAAEL
- a CDS encoding glutathione S-transferase family protein, with translation MTASLKLISHKLCPYVQRAVIALKEKGVPFERIDIDLANKPDWFLKISPLGKVPVLVVTTDNGEVALFESNVICEYIEETQGGAKLHPTDALRRAGHRAWMEFGSAILGDLWGLETTTDPTIFESKRQALAAKFARVEVALGAGPFFAGNAFSLVDAVFAPVFRYFDLFDELTEHGIFRDVPKVRAWRTELAQRPSVRAAVGADYQQLLRAFLVRHDAHLLKLAA
- a CDS encoding anhydro-N-acetylmuramic acid kinase, which gives rise to MMLTALGLMSGTSLDGVDVALIETDGRQVRAFGPSGYRPYSPAERNLLRQALSEAANLPQRDARPGILPQAERVVTRAHAEAVAAFVAQNRMRPEDIDIVGFHGQTVLHRPERRLTVQIGDAPALAKAIHIPVMHDFRAADVEAGGQGAPLVPVYHRALAQSLDREGPIVVVNIGGVSNITYIDGNDTLIACDTGPGNALLDDFMYRTMNQAFDAEGKFAALGTADEAWIARALELPFFASPPPKSLDRNDFAALKLGDVLPADGAATLTAFTAAAIARVISLLPRRPQSWIVCGGGARNLTMLRMLRERVGTATVEAAETLGWASDAIEAQAFGFLAARGLKGLPLSYPATTGVPMPMTGGVIARP